In Brassica napus cultivar Da-Ae chromosome C2, Da-Ae, whole genome shotgun sequence, the sequence AACCCGAAACTTGGGAATCAGAGGGTCTGATTTATGGATACAGTCTTGCTTCGAGAGTTTTTAAGCAGGCAGGGCCTGtcttatgtttctttttgtctTCTGGTTTTAATAAGCTCTACGAGCATTTGCATCTTTTTGGTTTCTAAAAGTAGTAAGAGGTTGGTCTTACTTGCGTTGTTATGGCTAATGGTAAGGTTTTTCTTTGAGGTTAAGAAATGGAATAATAAAACAATCTTTTGTTATTGGTTTGGTTGCTTAATTATGGTACTGTGCTTATGCTTGCGATTTGAGTATATATATGGCTGTGTGAGTGGAATATGGGATATTGGTATAGTAGGTATGGCAAGGAATACGAGATATAGTAGTCTAGGGGTGGGAAGGAATAGTCCGGTGAGCTTGATAGGTTGCAGGAATCTTTTAATTCAGTGGTAGCATATCAAGTTAGgagattgtttttcttttgttggcaTTTGTGATCATGGATTATCCCATAGCTTCCGTTTTCTGTTGCTGGGGTAGAGTAAGctctatttatattatatatgttccATGCTCGGGGAAGTGTTGGTGTATCAGATATGGTGCTGcagatttttttgtaaagaatAGCTTGAGGGGTGTGGACTGGCCTTTTATATATGACATGGTGCGAGAGGTTTTTGGGTCATTGGTATCATTAAACCAGGATCAGTCACAGTTACGATGGAAGGGattatattgttatatatatgcGATGCGAGGCGATGGGTTTCTCCCACACCAAGGTGATAGTGGGGATTGGTATTTTGGTCAAATAAACTGGCTAGAAAAAGAAATTGATAGCGATGATAGAGTGTTTTGCTCGAGGCATATAGTGTGTGATTTTGGTCGTATCCTAGATCgtatatttcatttaatttatggTATAGGTTTTGCATTAACATGGAGACTAAATGTTAAAAATCGTTTTGTCTTCGTGGCATCATTTTGGTTGTTTTTTGGCATGGTTAAGCTTACAAAGAAAGGAAGATATTTGGGCTGTGAAAATAGGGTATCATTACACCCATCAAATCGGCTCTTCAGAGCACACAaacaacaattttttaaatgcGGATTCTGAGTTGGAATTGCCGAGGAATGGGAAGCAAGTGGACTTTAAGTTATTTGAGTGAGATAAGGTATAAACATAAACCGGATTTTTTGTTCTTAGCAAAAACAAAGCAGGATTCAGAGTTTGTTCAAAAATGGCAAGCTCATTTTGGATTTGATAATTTGGTCACCATAGACCCGGTGGGGAGAAGTGGAGGATTAGTGCTTTTCTATAATAATGAGTATCAGGTACAGGTTCTATATTCAAGTAACCGGATGATTGATGTGGAAGCGGAAGCTCTGGGCAAAAAGGTCTATATTACCTTTGTATATGGAGATCCAGTTCAAAAATTGCGGGAACAAGTGTGGGAACGGTTAACTAGATATGGTTTGGCGCGAACTGCCCCTTGGTTCATTATTGGTGATCTTAATGAGATTactggaaatcatgaaaaagatggAGGGTCTATAAGGAGTGCGGATTCTTTTATTCCTTTCAATAATATGATAAGAAATAGTGGTCTACTAGAATTCCCGGCTAGGGGGAATAAAATGTCATGGCAAGGGCGAAGAGGAAAAGGGAAAGGGGCAGTGATGGTTAGATGTCGCCTCGACCGGGCCCTAGCAAACGAAGAGTGGCATACTCTATTTCCATGTTCCTTTACAGAGTATCTTGGGTGGGTGGCTTCAGATCATCGTCCAGTGGTGGCTTATATGGAAGATAAAGTCCCCAGGAGGAAAGGACAATTTCGGTTCGATAAGAGATGGATTGGACAAGCGGGTCTTCTAGAATCAATTACAATGGGCTGGATAGACCATAATGAAGAAAGAGCAGGAGGGGGCGCAGAGAGTATAGTGGcaaaaattagtaattgtcGTCATGAAATTGCTAAATGGCGGAAAAATGATCCACCTTATggtaaggaaaaaataaatatgttacaACAAGCACTTGAAGAGGTACAAACAGATAATACCAGGACTCAAGAGGATATTCTGAAGGTTTCTAGGAAATTACAGgatgcatataaggatgaagaagagTATTGGCACCAAAAAAGTAGGAACATGTGGTATTCATCTGGGGAtcttaatacaaaattttatcatgCTTTAACTAAGCAACGGAGGGTTCGTAATAGGATTGTTGAATTACATGATGCTAATGGGAATTGGATTACAGGGGATAATGGAGTGGAAAGGGTGGCAGTGGATTATTTTGAGGACTTATTTAGTACCACCTCTCCATCGAACTTTGATAGTTTCCTGGCGGAGATTACACCGACCATCACCCCTCAGATGAATCAATGTTTGTTGAGGCTAGCAACAGAGGAGGAGGTTAAAGAGGCTCTATTTATGATGTACCCAGAAAAGGCACCAGGCCCGGACGGCATGACAGCACTATTCTTCCAACATTCTTGGCATGTTATTAAGAAAGATTTGGTAGAGATGGGGAATAATTTTCTGGTTTCGGGGGCAATGGATGCACGactaaatattactaatatatgtatgataccaaaaacagagagacctacaaggatgacggagTTGAGACCAATCAGGCTCTGTAATGTAGGATATAAAATCATTTCCAAGGTCTTGTGTCAGCGATTGAAAATCTGTCTTCCTTTACTCATATCAGAGACTcaatcggcttttgtggcaggaagattgatttctgataatattcttatcgctcaggaaatgtttcatggattgcAGACTAATAAAGCATGTCAGGGAAAgtatatggcaattaaaacagatatgagcaaagcatatgatagaGTGGAATGGGATTTTATTGAGGCTTTATTCCAGAAAATGGGTTTTGATCTTCATTGGATTAAATTGATGATGAAATGCATTTCATCGGTTCAATATCGGGTTCTTATAAATGGTCAACCTTGTGGCCTCATTGTTCCACATAGAGGTCTACgccaaggagatcctttatcgtcttatttatttattctctgCACTGAGGCTTTAATTGCAAACATAAAAAAGGCGGAGAGAGAGGAACAAATTACGGGAATGAAGGTAGCTAGAGCTTGCCCATCAATTTCTCATttgctttttgcggatgatagtctcTTCTTTTGTAAATCTCAAAAGGAAGAGTGTCAAACCATCCTTAGGATTTTAAAGGATTATGAGACAGTCTCGGGCCAgctaataaattttgataaatcttCCATTCAATTTAGATATAAGATTGAAGAACCTGTCAGACAGGAATTAAGAGATATCTTGGGTATTCAGAATCTTGGAGGAATATGATCATATCTTGGTCTTCCAGAAAATCTGGGGGGGATCAAAGATTcaagtttttagttttgttcagGATCGTTTAAATAATAGAGTAAATGGGTGGACTTTCAAGTTTTTTACAAAAGGGGGCAAGGAAGTGATTATTAAGTCGGTGATCACGGCATTACCAAATCATTCGAAGTCCTGTTATCGATTACCTAAAGCAACGGTGAAAAAACTAACAAGTGCGGTATCacagttttggtggagtccaggaggaagcacaagagggatgcactggaaatcatgggacaaggTATGTGTAGATAAGGAGGAAGGTGGCTTAGGTTTTAAAGATATCATTGATTTCAACACAacgatgcttggtaaacagttatggcgTCTGATAGAGAAGCCAAATACTTTAATTTCTCGAGTCTTCAAAGGTCGGTATTATAGGAATGCTTCACCTTTAGAACCGATTCGCtcatattctccgtcatatggctggcggagtattgtttcggctagatctctggttagcaaaggactaatcaaaagggtgagATCAGGATCTTCTATATCAGTATGGAATGAcccttggctcccaaccactcgcccgagaccagctaataaaaatcaacacaatctaTACCCTCATCTTACAGTAGAGTCCCTCATTGACTCTACCTCGCGTACTTGGAATTTAGAGGTAATTCAGACTTTGGTGGATCCTCAGGATGCGAAACTTATAGAAAATATTCCACTAAGTAGGAATCAGAGGGTGGATAGAGATGGATGGCACTttacaaaaaatggaaaatatacggtCAAATTAGGATATCAGGTAGAACGGATTTATCCAGACAAAGGAAGACCACCATTACTGATTGGTCCCACAGTTGATGTTTTGAAGGCTTActgctggaaaatacggtgcccaccaaagctaaaacattttctatggcaattaGTGACAGGATGCATAGCAGTTCGTAAGAATTTACAGGCAAGGGGGATTCAAGGGGATATTTGTTGTACCCGATGTGGAGCTCCTGAGGAATcgataaatcatgtgttttttgaatgtcctccggCTCTCCAGGTTTGGGCTCTttcgaagataccatcaaacCCAGTCTATTTTCCAACAAGTTCCCTAttcacaaatatggatcatctattctggAGAGTTTTCCCGCATATGGAGGATCACCAGTTTGCATTGATTctatggtatatctggaaaggtaggaataataaagttttcagcaACTTGGATATAGATCCTATGGATACGATTAAATTGGCGGAAATAGAATCAATATTatgggctgaggcacaagtaGTAAATGACCAGAGGACGCCAACACCAAGAATAGACACGGTATTGCCGTCGATctcaggaagatggtgttttacggatggctCGTGGAAGGAGGGTGCTAGgttttcaggacaaggttggcttAGTACTTTGGAAGGTTTCGATGGATTACTGGGGGCGAGGAATGTAAGGGCTAGTCTTtcgcctcttcatgcggagatggaagcacttttatgggcaatggaatgcatgaggaacttacgtcaatttcagattacgtttgcaacagattgttctcaattggtgaagatggtttcggaaccagaagaatggccagcttttgcaacatatttggaagatatcaagaccctgaaagagagtttcacccgatcagagatcatctatgtaccaCGGACGCAAAATTCAAAAGCGGATAGTCTAGCATGCAGTGCTAGAAAacagccgtctttcgtcgttcacatggatgcagatcacctagtttggttcacagagtcaatatgagtctgtattgttgatgacaaaaaaaaaaaaacatcatctattatgaaagagagggagtattattatttgattttagaaATCCAATGGCAAACATGGAGAAGCTCCAATTTCCCGTTCTAGACATCACCGGTACCAACTACATTTCATGGGTTACAAATGTCGAACTTCATCTTGAATCTCTTGGTTTATCCGATACAGTTAAAGAGAATAATACTTCAACGCCTCAAGAAAAGGCTAAATCGGTGATCTTCCTTAGAAGACACCTTGATAAAAGTATTATTTATGACTATGCCAACATGAGAGATCCTAAAGAGCTATGGAAGTCTCTGAAAGATCGTTTTGATCATCAGAAAGACATAACACTTCCACTTGCTCGGGATGAATGGCATAGTCTGAGATTTTTAGATTTCTACAAAGGGATGAATTACAATTCTGTTGTGTTAGGAAATATGGCCAAATTGAGATGCTGTGGTGAAACGATCACAGAATCTCAAATGCTTGAGAAGACATACACCACATTCTACAAGAGCCACATCACCCTGCAACAACAGTACAAGTTGCAGGGATATACCAAATTTTTAGAATTGATTGTGTCGCTTCTCATAGCAGAAAAGAACAACGAGCTTCCGATCAAGAAACACATGACTCGTCCAACTGGTTCTAAACCGTTTTCAGAAGCAAACGCATTAGATGCGAAGAAACCAGTCAAAGAAAATAAGGCCTTTCGGTGTCGCGGTCATGGTCGTCAAAACTATAGTGGACGTGGACGAAAGTAAAATCCACAAGATAGGAAGTCATTCCAGTGGGTCTGCTCTGAGCAATCCCCTAAGGGAAAAGAACACCAAGGAAATACCTCTCAGAAGCGAGAAGAAGCTTGTTTCAGATGAGGTACTATGGGACATTGGTCTTGTTTATGTCGTACCCCTGCACAACTTTGTGCTCTATACAAGGAGTCCGTCAaagggaaagaaaaagaagtaaaCTTTGCGGAACATTCTAAGGGTACAACACACCTCGATGCGTCTGACTTTGTGAATGATTTCGAGGAGACCGCTATCACGAAAGCTTAAGTACCCATCATGTGACTCTTGAATTTCCACAATTATACCATAAATAATTGTTGTTTGTGGAAGATTAATGGATAATTATTGTGTGCTTTACACCTTCTtctgtataattattgtgtgtttaatGTTTGCTAATGAtgcataatattttatgaataatattATCTTATGTTAATTCTTTCTGTTTGCCTCAGAAATGGACATTACAAATGTAACATCAACCAAGATCAATGCTAGAGATATTTGTATACCAGATAGTGAAaaaacgcacactattctgaaacacagaaaatatttttctgaactAAAACCGACAAATATCACTGTTAACACAATATCGGGTCCTGCAGACTTGATTGATGGGATTGGTAAAGCCCATTTCACGttacccaatgggacaaaattCTCGATAAAATAATGCACTATTTTCTCCAAATTCTAtgaggaatttgttgagttttaaagacatatatcttcaaggatttgatactcagtctgcaactgagaatggaaagaagtataTGTATATTACTCTTGAAAAATCGGGAAAACAAAAGGTGTTGGAAAAACTACCAAAACTCCCTTCTGGTCTGCATCATACATATGTAAGTGCCATCGAATCACATTTGGTGATTAAGGGAAATTCTGACGATTTTACACTATGGCATGATCGTCTTggtcatccaggcactacaatgatgcgaaaaatcatcGAGAACTCACATGGTCAGTCACTGAAACCTCAAGAAGTTTATAtggggaataaaatgacatgtactGCGTGTTCTCTTGGAAAGTTGATTATAAgaccatcgccaaccaaaatagataaagagttaccaaagttccttgaacgAATTCAAGGCGATATTTTTGGACCTATACAtccaccttgtggaccattctattattttatggtAATGATCGACGCgtcgagtagatggtcacatgtttgtctATTGTCCTCTCGAAATGTGCTATTTACGAGATTTTTATCTCAAATAATCAAACTAAAAGTTCAGTTTCTTGATTATCCGATGAagagagttagactagacaacgctggtgagtTTAcctcccaagcattcaatgattattgtatggtaacTGGAATTGATGTTGAACATcttgttgctcatgttcatacacaaaatggtttggctgaatcattaattaaacgtcTGCaactgattgcaagaccattgattaTGAAATCTAAACTCCCAACTTCTGTTTGGGGACATgatattttgcatgcagaagcattGATTCGGGTGAGACCAAGTGCATATCACAAATACTCCCCAATACAGTTAGCATTTGGACGAGAACCAAATATTTCTCATTTAAGAATTTTTGGTTGCACTGTATATGTGTCGATTGCACCTCcccaacgtacaaagatgggacctcaaaggaggttaggaatatatgttggttgtgaatCTCCATCAATTATACGATACCTAGAACCGCAAACTAGTGACATGTTTACgacacgttttgctgattgccACTTTGATGAAAAAGTATttccagttctagggggagaaaataaacaagTAGGAAAGGATATCAAATGGTGTGTACCATCTGTACtacaccttgatcctcctacaAAACAATCGGAATTAGAGGTCTATCGTATTATGCATTTACAAAGCATCGCAAATCAACTACCCGATACTTTTGCAGACACCAAATTGATTACAAAATCACATATACcggctgcaaatgctcctgctcgtgtAGAAATGCCACATGAATGTGGAGTAAAAGATAATACACGAGATTCTAAAATACGCTTGAAGCGTGGTAGACTtattggttctaaggataagaatcctagaaAACGGAAggagacagaaaaaaaaaatccttccAATATAGCAGAGAAGTTGGAAGAGATGAACAACAAGGTCGATGACAATGCTGAATATCATGATTCTGAAGAAAGTCATGAGATTTCTTTTAATTACATTCATAATAGAAAAATATGGAATCGAAACAAAGTGAATGGTGTTGATAATTTTTTCTCATACTTTGTTTCGAATGAAATAGATGAAGAGAATGATGACCCTGAACCAAAATCTATCTcagaatgtcaaaagagacattattggataaaatggaaagatgcaatacAAGTTGAACTTGATTCACTTAACAAACGAGAGGTATTTGGTTCTATTTTAGTCACACCTGAAGCTGTGAAGCCAGTTGGTTgcaaatgggttttcgttcggaaacgaaatgagaaaaaaacgAGGTTATGAGATATAAGGCTCGTCTTGTAGCTcaaggattttctcaaagatctagaatcgattatgaagaaacatATTCTCATGTTATGGAtgcaatcacatttagattttttatgaGTCTTGCGGCTAATcaaaatctagagatgcgtctaATGGACGTTGTtactgcatacttatatggaTCTTTGGACATTGATATTTATATGAGAACCCCTGAAGGATTTAAAATGCCATAGCCATTAAGTtctaaacctaaagagttatgtgtaataaaattgcaaagatcattacaCGGTTTAAAACAGTTTGGACGCATGTGGTATAATCTTCTCAGTGAACAACTAACTAAAGAAGGATATGTAAACAGTCCTATatgcccttgtgttttcatcaagaaaacatcaTCTGGATTTGTTATCATTGTCATATATGTTTATGACTTAAATATTATTGGGACTAAagaagaaatacaaaaggcatctgATTATTTAAAAAGAGAATTTGAGATAAAAGATCTCGGacagacaaaatattgtcttggcctacaaattgagcattctcaaaaaggtatatttgtacaccagtctacatatacaaaaagagtgttgaaacgattcaACATGGACAAAGCAACTCCACTTAGTACTCCTATGGTCGTCAAATCACTTAATGTCGAAAATGATCCCTTTCGACCacatgaagaaaatgaagatatACTTGGTTCTGAAGTGCCATATTTAAGTGCAATAAGAGCACTTATGTATCTTGCTAATTGTActcggcctgatatatcatatGCTGTcaatcttttggcaagatttAGTTCATCCCCTACGCAAAGACATTGGAATTGGATCAAACATGTCTTTTGCTATCTCCAAGGAATGATCGATTTAGGATTATTTTATCCTAAGAATACTAACGGAGAAATGGCTGGCTTTGCAGATACTGTATATTTATCTGACCCCCATAAAGCTCGATCACAAACAGGgtacatcttcacagttggagGAACCGCTATATCATGGCGATCCCAGAAACAAACACTTGTAGCCACTTCCTCGAACCATACTGAAATAATTGCTCTCCATGAATCAAGCAGATAATGTGTTTGGCTCAGATCAATAAGTAAATAAATCCTTTCAAGTAGTGGGATCAACGTCAACTCAAAACCGTCCATCATATATGAAGACAATGCAGCATGTGTCgtccaaacaaaaaaaggatACATCAAAAGTGATCGATGCTTCCATGAAGGATACATCCTTTCTCTTTGTTCATGCTTAAGATCTCGCAACCTAATAGTATTTGAATTGAATTTTACCTGAGATAACACGTACATGAAATGTTATAAGTCCAATACAATCCTAACTAAACATTTATGGATACTGACTATATATAGTTATGTTAAAggcatatatgatatatatattgtttgacaagcaaactCGAGAGTATATAATTCTGTTAAGAACCAAGTTGTTTGAATATAATTCAGCAACAGGGCACGTGATGCGTGATAGAATGTGTTAATTAAagctgaaacaaaaacaaagataatACGAAGGAGAGAAgatctataaataatatttattgttCACAGGTGGGGAACAAGACGAAGATGCAACGAAACTTATATAAAAATCATACGAAGGTTTGTAATCTACTATggtttttttgaaaatgtactATGTAGAAAAAACGGTGTACTAATCAGATAATGACACCTGCCTATAGGTCGATGCGTCAATCAAATACTGACATGTGTCAACACAAGTAGCAATGCACCAATCCGCGCTCCATTAAAAATCTAGCGTAGTTTCGAAAtggaaacagagagagagagagagagagatgatgatgAGAGGCAAAGACGAATCGATGAGAGAGCGACTTTCTTCATCTCGCGATCCGACGATCACCATTGAGGTTAgttccttcttcttcatcatcagatCGGTATGGATTTGGTACAGTCGATGATTATAGTTTCCGAGAATCGCAGAAGGAAGGAGAGACGCGGAGAGAAGTAGAAGAGCTGAGGAGAAAGCTAGCCATGGAGAAGAAACGGATGAATCGGATTAAGCTTTGCAGTTCGATGGAGCTTCTTCTTCTCGTCGTTCTGGTTCTGTTGCTTTCCACGTTCGTCCTAGTCTTCTTTCTCTCATCTCCTTGATTGTATCAGCGTCTGTTGCTAGTTCCAATTCGATCACATTATCATCTTATCTTATGTTAAAGGGATGGTCATCACCTTGATTGATTACATATTCTTTGCTTTATTCTCATGTCAACTGCTAAATATTCAACAAACGTCTGTTGATGTAGCCTCCGTGGCTTCTCTTCCTTTTGAGAATCCCAAAGCAggcttacaatttttttatttgaaggcCTGAACGTAGGCCCATTAAGGCCTAATGAAGCGTTATACTAATAAcaagaattagggttttcgaagcAGGAAGCTAGTGGCCGtctctgtatatatataaatcaaatggtACTCCATCATCTTGTACAATCAGTCCCAAGCGTTTATGCTCCATTATCTGTACTTCTATGAAATATTAATTaggtatatttgttttcttgttaGCTTCTgtattgatatttttgtttgatggaaggaagATTGCCTCTTCTTTCAGCAGCAAGTTCTGTTCTTGTTAGCTTTGTTCTGGAGGCATA encodes:
- the LOC125582309 gene encoding uncharacterized protein LOC125582309, which codes for MANMEKLQFPVLDITGTNYISWVTNVELHLESLGLSDTVKENNTSTPQEKAKSVIFLRRHLDKSIIYDYANMRDPKELWKSLKDRFDHQKDITLPLARDEWHSLRFLDFYKGMNYNSVVLGNMAKLRCCGETITESQMLEKTYTTFYKSHITLQQQYKLQGYTKFLELIVSLLIAEKNNELPIKKHMTRPTGSKPFSEANALDAKKPVKENKAFRCRGHGRQNYSGRGRK
- the LOC125581629 gene encoding uncharacterized protein LOC125581629; this encodes MMMRGKDESMRERLSSSRDPTITIEKEGETRREVEELRRKLAMEKKRMNRIKLCSSMELLLLVVLVLLLSTFVLVFFLSSP